The Bacteroidetes bacterium GWF2_43_63 genome segment TTGAAAAACATGTATGATTTCTATCCCGGTCTGAAGGTTTGTTTTACCGGCTCGTCTGTTCTCGACATCCGTAAAGGGATGGCTGATCTGAGCCGCCGCGCGCTGATGTTTTCCATGCAGGGTTTTTCGTTTCGTGAGTATCTGAAATTCAGGCACAAAATAGATATAGCGGTTCATTCGATAAAGGACATCATCAAAAACCGGATAACAATGCTTGATAGCGTAGAACATCCTTTACCGCTTTTCCGCGAATATTTGAAAAGTGGGTATTATCCGATGGCCAAAGAAGATAATTTTGATATACGGCTTGGGCAAATACTGAATATAACGCTTGAAGTGGATATACCGCAGTTTGCAAATTTATCGGTCACCACTGCACGAAAGCTCAAAAAGCTGTTGCTCATTCTGTCCGAAAGTGTACCATTCAAGCCAAATTTTGTGTCGCTTGCTGCAAAACTTGAAGTGAGTCGCAATTCATTGGAAGAGTATTTCACTTTTATGGAAGATGCGGGACTTATTGCTCGCTTGCGCGACCAGGCAAGCGGAATCATCGGTCTGGGAAAAGTTGAAAAAGTATATTTGGACAACTCCGGTCTGGTTTATTTTTTATCAGAGAATAAACCTGAGATTGGAAATATTCGGGAAACATTTTTTCTAAATCAGATGCGAGTCAATCATTCAGTTGTTTCTTCGGCCGTGGCCGATTTCAAAATAGACAAATATACATTTGAAGTGGGCGGCAAAAGCAAGTCGCAGCAACAAATCAAAAGCACTGCGAATGCATTTATTGTAAAAGACAATATTGAATACGGTCATCAAAACGTGGTGCCGTTATGGGCGTTTGGATTGAACTATTGATGTGAAATGTGGGGCTTGGCCACCAAGGCACTACGTGTCACAGCTTGCCACGTTCCACGTGGTTTTACGTGAAGGCACAAAAATCTTTTATAACACATTGGGCGCGCGTCTCCGCTTGCATCGTTTCACGGTGACGCGTGACCATAACTTTTTCGACCCTGTGAAAAAATATAGCGTGCTGGTTTATCATGTTTGCGAAGTACCGTAAAGGAGTTTCAAGAAGAAAATGTGCAAAAGCCGTTGCAATGCACAAACACAACGGAGTTGTGTTTAATGATTTTTGGCAGCATGAAAACGAAAGCTGGCTTTCGCTTTTCATCTGACAAAAAGAATAACGGCTTTTGTAAAGTACAATCTAAACTCTGATCCGCCACGGCGGATTAAATTCCCCTCTGTGTGCCCTCTGCGCAACTCTGTGTAACAAAAAGCATCTGCCCTTATAAATTATTTTGTAAGTTCGTATTGAATTTAGTCATATGAACAATCTGAAAATCGCTTTGCTGCAACCCAATATTCATTGGAAAGATCCTGCATCAAATCATAAAATGTTCGATCAGCTTTTTGCTGGCATTGCTGGAAAAGCCGATATTTTTTTGCTGCCCGA includes the following:
- a CDS encoding AAA family ATPase, coding for METLFQKQQSLLARTDLSFKRYMFDKFPWNSRMTGLVGPRGVGKTTMILQYIKEHKSKDILYVSADDIHFANQRLTELADDFYKNGGKHLFIDEIHKYRDWSVELKNMYDFYPGLKVCFTGSSVLDIRKGMADLSRRALMFSMQGFSFREYLKFRHKIDIAVHSIKDIIKNRITMLDSVEHPLPLFREYLKSGYYPMAKEDNFDIRLGQILNITLEVDIPQFANLSVTTARKLKKLLLILSESVPFKPNFVSLAAKLEVSRNSLEEYFTFMEDAGLIARLRDQASGIIGLGKVEKVYLDNSGLVYFLSENKPEIGNIRETFFLNQMRVNHSVVSSAVADFKIDKYTFEVGGKSKSQQQIKSTANAFIVKDNIEYGHQNVVPLWAFGLNY